From Pantanalinema sp.:
TCAATGCTCTGGCACCCGCGCCTGGACGCCGATCCGGCGCATCGTTGGTTGCGCGGGTGCCTTCGAGACATTTGCGGGCAGGACGAAGCAAGATCGTGACAACCAAACCCCGGAGCTGGCAGCGAACGCCGAAGGTGTCACCCATCCCCGATTCGGCCGTCGCACCTTCAAGGATCTTGCCCGGCGCTATTTGAGCCTGGAGGCGAAGGCCCTGTTGAAACTGGAAATACGCGCAGGCGCGCTTTGCTGCCTGAGCCGATGGCGGCCATGCTGCCGACGGCTCGGGCTTAAGCAGCAACCCGGGAAACCATGGCGACCGAATTTTCATCACTACCAGGGACTTAATCATGAGAAACGGTGCCCCGAGAATAGCTGGGAACACCGTTCACTGAGCGGAGGCGGTCGGATTCGAACCGACAGTGGAGGCTTATCGGAATCTAGAATATTTTGCAAGAGCTTATCCGGTGAACAACTTATCAATCAGCCCCTCAAGACGAAGCCCTTCCTCATTCGGGTCATAGTCTTCATCAAAGCCGACTATTAATAATCGATCTTGGCAAAGCTCGCGCAGCTCGCTAGCTTCATTGTCTCCTAGACGCACCTGTCGCGGATCAGTGGCAATTCGGGCCAATTTACTTTGCAGGCTCGCGCACAGCTCGGGGCTCATTTCAAGAAACCGGATCATATAGGCCACATCATCATAGGGAACTCGGATCATAGGGGCACTCCTCGGCGATGTACATTGATGCATATTTTGGCAGGGGGGCGGGCCAATAGACCCCGGGTGCCTCTTAATATGCCCCCACGAGCTTGGGCGACGATGGGGTGATCCCACGAAGTTGAGGCAAGCAAGGTGGCCGCTGTCGATGCGAGTAGGTCGCAAGACTGTCTGCAAGCAGCTAGTTCAAAGCTGAACTCACCCCAGCTAGGTCATGGACGCGTTGGCCTCGCTTGTCGTGATGATTCGATTGATCTTGTACTGCAAATACAAGAAGTTGAAGAAAAAGACCCCGAGACCGGAGAGCCTCACGCGATCATTGCCGGTGGCGCGGAGATGCTCGTCCAAGATCCGCTTCACGCCAATGCCATACCACAAGAGCACGATTGGCCAAATGACAAGGTTGAACAGCGTGGCCGCCAACTCGATACGCCGCCCCAAATAAAAGTGGGTGTGCTGCACCGCTTCGCCAAAGCCGAACGAGTAGACGAGGAATCCGATGCTGACCAGAAGCAAGATAGTTGGCCCGACCCCGCCGAGGCGTTCCCTCGTCCGCAGCGCGTTGAACGCTTCCCGGCGCCGCAAGTACCAGATCGGGGCATAGTTCCCCAGGGTTACGATGCTCAGCAAAATCAGGACCAAGAGGTTTGACTTCTTCACTTCATCCTCGCTCGGCCAAGGGCGTCATGGGCCAGTCCACAACCAAACAACAAGCCAACGTCATCTTACCCAATTATAAGACGTTATTATTATTTGCTCTTATTAGTAAAAACAGCGCCCTCAGCTCAAAGCTGAGGGCGCTGTTGGAAGCGGAGGCGGTCGGATTCGAACCGACGGTGGCTGTTACACCACGCTTGTTTTCAAGACAAGAGCCTTAAACCACTCGGCCACACCTCCGGATGCCCACAGTGTAGCAGGAGGGGGGGCGTCGCGGCAATCCGGCCTAGAGGCCAGCCTGCTTGTGATAGGCCGCGAGGTCGTGGACCTGGTAGACCGTGCCCCCCTTGGCGGAGCCCGAGGCGATCGCGGCGAAGCCAACCGCCTTCCCGCCCTTGGCGGGCGTCACGCTGATCTCCTGGGCCTCGGCGTAGCCCCAGGCCGCCTGGGCGCTTCGCCAGTCGAGGGCAGGAAGCTTCTCTCCGGCTTTCTGGCGTGCGGCGGCGGCCTTCTGGGCCGCGACCATGGCCTCGAGCATGAAGGTGGAATGCGCGTTGATCGGGAGCTTCACGACCTGGCCGGCCTTGAGGCTCTTGCCGTTGAGGGCCTGGAGGTCCTTGACGTAGGCGTTGATCTCGCTGCTGGTCGGCGCGATGCCGTCGGCCGCGGAGGCGAACTTTCGGGCGATGCTCCAGTACGTGTCGCCGACCTTGGCGGTGATGCCCAGGTGGTCCTTGCCGGGCGTCACCGTCACCTCGACGGTCTTGGCGGCGTTGGTCAACTTGTCGGCGCTCGGCTTGGCGGCGGCCGTGACGGCATTCGCCGTGGCGGATGCGGCCGGGGCGACGGGGCGCGGCGTGGGGATGGGGGCTTGAGACGAAATGGACTTCACGGTTCCTCCCTTGGTGACGGCGTTGCCGGGAGCACGGTCGATGCGAGTCCTATCGCGGCGCGGCGCCGGGTTCTTGTCTCAAGGATTGTCACGGTTCGTGAATACCCGTAACGCAGCACCCGCGCGGCCGGAAGGAAAGCTTAAGGAAAGTATCAAGTGACCTTTACCTGGTTGCCGGCCGCGAGCGACGATATAACGCTAGGTAAGTGAACCAAGGGGGATGCGGCATGGCAATGGGATTCAACAGCATCAACACCGCCTCGCTCGGCCAGCTGGTCAGCCGCATGGGCAGCCGCGTACAGGCCGGCGGCGGCCTGCAGAAGCCTGCTGTCACCCAGGTGCCCTCGCCCAACTTCAACGACCGCCCCGGCGGCGCCAAGGACATCTCGGCGGTCGTCCTCCACCACACGGCGGGCGGTACCCTTGAGAGTAACGCCAGCTTCTTCCAGAACGCCTCGGCCGAGGTCAGCTCCCACTACATCGTCGGCAAGGACGGACGGATCGTGCAGTCGGTTGCTGACGGCAAGCGCGCCTGGCACGCCGGCAAGAGCGAGTTCAAGGGCCGCGACGACGTCAACGACTTCAGCCTCGGCATCGAGATCGTCAACACAGGCAGCGGCAGCGACCCCTTCACCGAGGCCCAGTACAAGTCGATCATCGACCTGGTCGCCTGGATGTGCCAGACCTACGACGTCCCGCTCGATCGCGTCACCGGTCACAAGGACGTCGCCCTGCCCCGGGGCCGCAAGAACGACCCTGCCCCCAACTTCGACTGGAGCCGCGTGCGCGCGGGCGTCGAGGCCAAGCTCAAGGGCGCCTCAGCCCCTGCTCAGAGCGCCCCCCCCGCCCCGAGCGCCCCCAAGCCCGCGGCCCCTGCCCAGAGCGCCGCGCCCAAGCTGCAGAGCGTCCCCTTGGGCTCCCTCGATAGCCTCACCCTGAGCAGCGCGGCCCAGGCCCAGCTCGGCCAGCCTCTCACCGAGGTTCCCCTCGGCGCCATCCTCGTGCCGAACCAGGTCTACCAGCCCGCGGTCCAGCTCCCGCAGGCCGCGATCCAGGTCGCCCAGCCGGCCATCCAGCCCACCTATGCCCCTGCCGTCCAGCCCACCTATGCCCCTGCCGTCCAGCCCACCTTCGCCCCCGCCGTCCAGCCCACTCAGAGCGGCGCCGTCCAGCCCCGCTTCTCGGCGGCCGTCGAACCGAGGTTCGCGAGCTAGCCAGAGGCTTGACGCCGCATCTCCCTCTGGCTAGGATACCTATGGGGGGTACTTGATCCCCCCTCGGGAGGTGAGAGGATGGCGCGGCCGGCATGGATGACACCGGGCCTGTCGAAGTGGCTCGATCGGGGGCTGACCCTCGCGGCGGTCGCGCTCGTCGTCGTGACGCTCGGGCGCTACGTCCTTCCCCGCACCGCCGACGGCCTCGGCGATGCGGCGCTGAGCCCCGCCCTCGCACCGGGGCGGGTCGCGCTGGTGGAGCTCGGGGCGACCTACTGCCCCTCCTGCATCGCCTCCAAGCCCATCGTGGCGGCTCTCGCCAGGGTGTACGGCGATCGCGCCGATGTCCGGGCGATCGACATCGACCGGCCCGAGTACCGAGCGGAGGCCGAGCGCCTGGGCGCTATCGCCAAGCTGCGCTACACCCCGACGTTCCTCATCACCGACCGGCAGGGCCGGGCCGTCGCGAAGTTCGTCGGCCCCACGTCCTATGCCGCCCTTTCCCGGGCGTTGGATGACGCCCTCAAGCTTTGACAGGAGGCATCATGTTCGGAATGTCCGATGCGCACGTCCCCGAGGTCTCGACCCAGGAGGTCGATGCCATGCTCGCAGCGCCCGGCGCCCCCTTCGTGCTCGACGTGCGAGAGCCCGGCGAGTACGCGGTTGGGCACATCGCGGGTAGCCACCTGATCCCCCTGGGAAGCCTGCCCGAGCGCCACTCGGAGGTCCCCAGGGATCGCAAGGTCGTGGTGGTCTGCCGCAGCGGCGGGCGCAGCGCGAGCGCGACCCGGCTCTTGCTCGCCGAGGGCCACGATGCCACCAACATGGCAGGCGGCATGCTCGCCTGGCGCGGCCCCGTGGAGCGCTAGCCCGATGAGCCAGGACAAGATTGTGCAGAACCTGCGCCGCATCGAGGGCCAGGTCAAGGGCCTCCAGCGGATGATCGTCGAGGAGCGTCAGTGCGACGAGATCCTCATGCAGATCATGGCGGCAAAGGCGGCCCTCGATCGGGTGACGAGCGATCTGGTCGAGAACCAGATGGAGTCGTGCTTCATCGACATGGATCCCGAGGCCATCAAGGAGAAGATGACCCAGACCATCCGGCTGCTCTGCAAGCGCTAGTCCGGTAGCGTTCCTCGGATCGCGCGGGCGGCGTTGACCCGCCCGTGGCCGTAGAACGGGTCGAGCCCCTCGGCGCCCAGGTCGTCCGCGCTCTCGGCCAGCCGGCGCTTGACCCGGTCGGCCCAGGCCGCGGTCTCCTGATCGGGGCCGTTCGAGCCGTAGACGATGTTCACGAGCGTCGCGACGCCCGCCGCGAAGGGGGCCGCGGCGCTCGTGCCGTTGAAGAGCCGGTAGGCGCCGGAGTAGTCGCTCGCGCCTCTCTTGGCGGCCGTGCTCCAGATGTAGTTGCCGGGGGCCGAGACCCAGATCTCGGGGCCGCGGCTCGAGTAGGGCGCGAGCATCTCCCAGTCGAGGTACTGGAAGGTGCACGAGACGCCGACGGCAGCCGGGCTGTTGGCGGGAACCTCGACGCGGCCGTCGCCCCCGTTGTTGCCGGCCGCCACGCAGACGACGATGCCCTTCTGGCGCAGCTCCTCCATGATCGCGTCGTACACCTCCAGCCGGGCGGTGATGGTGGGGCCGTAGCTCAGGTTCACCACCCGCACCTTGCCGGCGGCGGGGTTCTGGAGGTTGGAGTAGGGAGCGTCCGGCCGGTTGTAGTGGGCGGCGATCTCGAGCCCCCTGAGGATGCTGAAGTCCGAGCCGCCTCCCGTCGAGCCGATCACCTTGATGGGCAGGATGGCCACCCCCGGTGCGACCCCGGCGGCGCCCATGCCGTTGCCGCGCTTCGCGCCGAGCACCCCGGCGCACGCGGTGCCGTGGTCGTTCTCGGCCGGATCGAAGGAGGCGCTCGAGACGACTCCCTCGACGACGGGATCCGCCGAGTTGTAGCCGGGCAGCACGTTGAGGTCGGGGTGGTCGGGATCGACCCCCGTGTCGATCACCGCGACGGTGGTGCGCGCGAGCCTGGCCGGATCGACGCCGTCGAGGCCCGACCAGGCGCCGTAGACGTCCGCCGTCCTGGCGGGGTAGGGCCACTGGGCGCCGAGCAACGGGTCGTTCGCGCCCGTGGCCTCGCGCCGCTCGATCCGGTGGTTGGGCTGCGCCGCGAGGACCCCCGGCTGCTGGCGCAGGTAGGCGAGCCCCTGATCCAGGGCGATGCCTTCGGGCGGCGCGAGCAGGGCGACGCGGTGCGAGAAGCGCAGCTGCTCCTTGAGCGAGGCCCTGCCGAGGCTGCCCCAGTCGAGCGGCAGCTGAGCACCCGGCGAAAGGGTCACGACGATCTCGCCGGGGACGATGGCTGCCGCTCTTGCGCCCGTGAGCGTCCCCCCGACGGGGGCGCTCGCGTCCATGCTCTCGCCGGGATAGCGGTCCTCGACTGCGGCGCTCAGCACGGGGGCCGCGGGGCCTCCGGCGCCGGCGCCGGGGCTCGTCACCTGGCAGCCCGTGACGGCGAGGCCCAGGCCGAGCGA
This genomic window contains:
- a CDS encoding DUF4234 domain-containing protein, with protein sequence MKKSNLLVLILLSIVTLGNYAPIWYLRRREAFNALRTRERLGGVGPTILLLVSIGFLVYSFGFGEAVQHTHFYLGRRIELAATLFNLVIWPIVLLWYGIGVKRILDEHLRATGNDRVRLSGLGVFFFNFLYLQYKINRIITTSEANASMT
- a CDS encoding LysM peptidoglycan-binding domain-containing protein, yielding MKSISSQAPIPTPRPVAPAASATANAVTAAAKPSADKLTNAAKTVEVTVTPGKDHLGITAKVGDTYWSIARKFASAADGIAPTSSEINAYVKDLQALNGKSLKAGQVVKLPINAHSTFMLEAMVAAQKAAAARQKAGEKLPALDWRSAQAAWGYAEAQEISVTPAKGGKAVGFAAIASGSAKGGTVYQVHDLAAYHKQAGL
- a CDS encoding N-acetylmuramoyl-L-alanine amidase, whose amino-acid sequence is MAMGFNSINTASLGQLVSRMGSRVQAGGGLQKPAVTQVPSPNFNDRPGGAKDISAVVLHHTAGGTLESNASFFQNASAEVSSHYIVGKDGRIVQSVADGKRAWHAGKSEFKGRDDVNDFSLGIEIVNTGSGSDPFTEAQYKSIIDLVAWMCQTYDVPLDRVTGHKDVALPRGRKNDPAPNFDWSRVRAGVEAKLKGASAPAQSAPPAPSAPKPAAPAQSAAPKLQSVPLGSLDSLTLSSAAQAQLGQPLTEVPLGAILVPNQVYQPAVQLPQAAIQVAQPAIQPTYAPAVQPTYAPAVQPTFAPAVQPTQSGAVQPRFSAAVEPRFAS
- a CDS encoding thioredoxin family protein, whose translation is MARPAWMTPGLSKWLDRGLTLAAVALVVVTLGRYVLPRTADGLGDAALSPALAPGRVALVELGATYCPSCIASKPIVAALARVYGDRADVRAIDIDRPEYRAEAERLGAIAKLRYTPTFLITDRQGRAVAKFVGPTSYAALSRALDDALKL
- a CDS encoding rhodanese-like domain-containing protein produces the protein MFGMSDAHVPEVSTQEVDAMLAAPGAPFVLDVREPGEYAVGHIAGSHLIPLGSLPERHSEVPRDRKVVVVCRSGGRSASATRLLLAEGHDATNMAGGMLAWRGPVER
- a CDS encoding metal-sensitive transcriptional regulator, encoding MSQDKIVQNLRRIEGQVKGLQRMIVEERQCDEILMQIMAAKAALDRVTSDLVENQMESCFIDMDPEAIKEKMTQTIRLLCKR
- a CDS encoding S8 family serine peptidase, translating into MTLRRHLALSLGLGLAVTGCQVTSPGAGAGGPAAPVLSAAVEDRYPGESMDASAPVGGTLTGARAAAIVPGEIVVTLSPGAQLPLDWGSLGRASLKEQLRFSHRVALLAPPEGIALDQGLAYLRQQPGVLAAQPNHRIERREATGANDPLLGAQWPYPARTADVYGAWSGLDGVDPARLARTTVAVIDTGVDPDHPDLNVLPGYNSADPVVEGVVSSASFDPAENDHGTACAGVLGAKRGNGMGAAGVAPGVAILPIKVIGSTGGGSDFSILRGLEIAAHYNRPDAPYSNLQNPAAGKVRVVNLSYGPTITARLEVYDAIMEELRQKGIVVCVAAGNNGGDGRVEVPANSPAAVGVSCTFQYLDWEMLAPYSSRGPEIWVSAPGNYIWSTAAKRGASDYSGAYRLFNGTSAAAPFAAGVATLVNIVYGSNGPDQETAAWADRVKRRLAESADDLGAEGLDPFYGHGRVNAARAIRGTLPD